One Ascaphus truei isolate aAscTru1 chromosome 9, aAscTru1.hap1, whole genome shotgun sequence genomic region harbors:
- the TNNI1 gene encoding troponin I, slow skeletal muscle produces the protein MLAKAKEAWDQDHVDTQEEKQRYLSERVPSAQTHGLALSALQELCRELHEKAGIVDEERYDIEAKVIHNIREIQNLKMKVMDLRGKFKRPALRRVRVSADAMLRALLGSKHKVSMDLRANLKSVKKEDTEKERPVEVSDWRKNVEAMSGMEGRKKMFDAAKTPMPV, from the exons ATGCTGGCGAAGGCGAAGGAGGCATGGGATCAGGACCACGTGGACACACAGGAGGAGAAGCAGCGATACCTGAGTGAGAGGGTCCCAAGTGCCCAAACCCACGGCCTGGCATTATCCGCCCTGCAG gagctgtgcagggagctgcatGAGAAGGCTGGCATCGTAGACGAGGAGAGATACGATATTGAGGCCAAGGTCATTCACAACATCAGGGAG ATTCAAAACCTCAAGATGAAGGTGATGGATCTGCGTGGGAAGTTTAAGCGCCCTGCTCTGCGCAGGGTGCGGGTCAGTGCGGACGCCATGCTCCGTGCTTTGCTGGGCTCCAAGCACAAGGTCTCCATGGACCTGCGCGCCAACCTAAAGTCTGTTAAGAAGGAGGACACAGAGAAG GAGCGCCCTGTTGAAGTCAGTGATTGGCGCAAGAACGTGGAAGCAATGTCTGGGATGGAGGGCAGGAAGAAGATGTTCGATGCAGCAAAGACCCCCATGCCGGTGTGA